DNA from bacterium:
CACTCGCTGGTGCCCGGCGAGGCCCAGCGGCGGCCGGCCGATCCGGCGCCGTACCGGGAGGCGCTGGCGACGGCGCTCGGAGCGCTGCACAGCCGGGGCGACCCGCGGGCTCTGGGCAATGTCGCCACCATCGGTGCCGCCTACGAGGCCGAGTTGGCCCGGCTGGCCGAGGCCTACCGGCGTTGCTGGCGGCACCTGGGGATCGACGTGGCGATGCGCTGGCTGGCACGCCATTGCCCAGAGAGCGAGGACCGGCCCGCTCTCTGTCACGGTGACTTCCGGCCGGCCAACGTGCTGTGGACCGCTCCCGGCGTCATCGGCGGCATCGTCGACTGGGAGCGGGCCTGGGTGGGCGATCCGCTGTGCGACGTGGCCTTCAGCATGCACCTCGGCGGTTGGGGGGCCATCGAGGGCGAGGCCGTCGCCCCGTACCGGGCTGCCGGCGGCGTCGAGATTGACACTCAGCGGCTGCGTTACGCGCTGCGATTCGAGCGCGTGCGGTCGTACCTGTCGGGCATGCAGGGCCTGGCTGCCCTGGAGGCGGGCCGGGCGGACGACCCGCGGTTGGCGGAGATCGGCGCCGCGGCGCAGGCGGGCGCCTGGGAACTCGTGGCCTGGCTCGAGCCCGACCTTCCGCCCCTGGGCGAAGTACTGGATCCGCCGGGGGCCTCGTACCCGGGCGGCGCCGATGAGCCCGGTCTGCCACGAGTCCAGTGGCGCGACATCTGAGGGTGGCACACCTGGCCTGAACTGCGAGACTGTGCAGCCGGCCGGAGCAGGCGGCCGGGAGGGATCACCATGAACCTGAGCGAGCGCGACGAGTACCTCCACCACCCGCCCGACGACTCCGGCCGGCTGTGGAGCGACAACTTCTGGTTCTCGGTCTGCGACCGTGAGGCCGACGTCTTCGGCATCAACCACATCCACGCCAGCCTCTCCCACGGCTACATCCGGGCCAGCGCCTGCTACGTCATCGACGGGGTGCCGCAGCAGTGGGCGTCCCGGCAGCCCCTCGGTGGCGACCCGGTCTTCGACACCCTCGGCGACGGCAGGGTGCGGTTCGAGGTCCTGGAGGCCTTCGGGCGCTACCGCTGGCAGTTCGACGGCCCCAAGTTCGGCTTCGACCTGAGCTACAGCGGCCGGTTCGACCCCTTCGACTACGACGACTGCCTCGGCGGCAACCCGCTGGCCACCTACGAGAACTACGGCGGCCACTACGAGCAGGCCCTCGACTGCGCCGGCAGCTTCGAGGCCCACGGCGGACCCCGCGCCGGCGAGCGCCGGCCGATCAGCTGCTGGGCGCACCGCGA
Protein-coding regions in this window:
- a CDS encoding phosphotransferase family protein, yielding MIPDLRPLAVGAALVEAGAAPRRDRGGVPEVVRLAGGYSWITLRVRWGADHAVIVRVAPVGGTVEPYDPAAEARRLRAVAGVVPAPEVLAVRDVPNPIGRPFGVHSLVPGEAQRRPADPAPYREALATALGALHSRGDPRALGNVATIGAAYEAELARLAEAYRRCWRHLGIDVAMRWLARHCPESEDRPALCHGDFRPANVLWTAPGVIGGIVDWERAWVGDPLCDVAFSMHLGGWGAIEGEAVAPYRAAGGVEIDTQRLRYALRFERVRSYLSGMQGLAALEAGRADDPRLAEIGAAAQAGAWELVAWLEPDLPPLGEVLDPPGASYPGGADEPGLPRVQWRDI